The following are encoded in a window of Cervus canadensis isolate Bull #8, Minnesota chromosome 11, ASM1932006v1, whole genome shotgun sequence genomic DNA:
- the LOC122450487 gene encoding olfactory receptor 1038, with product MAKVNLTFVTEFILKGITERPELRVPCFVVFLVIYLVTVLGNLGLITLIRFDARLHTPMYCSLSHLAFVDLCYSSAITPKMMLNFVVEHNAIGFYACATQLGCFLTFMITECFLLASMAYDRYVAICSPLHYSTLMSKRVCIRLVAVPYVYSFLVALFHTIITFRLTYCGPNVINHFYCDDLPLLALSCSDTRMKEILIFAFAGFDMICSSSIVLTSYLFIITTIVRIRSTQGRRKAISTCGSHMVAVAIFYGTLIFMYLQPKSNHSLDTDKMASVFYTVVIPMLNPLIYSLRNKEVKDASKKVLGKGCETLKILKLRK from the coding sequence ATGGCTAAAGTTAATCTCACTTTTGTCACTGAATTCATTCTCAAGGGAATTACAGAGCGGCCAGAGCTTCGGGTCCCCTGCTTCGTGGTGTTTCTGGTCATCTATCTGGTCACGGTGCTGGGCAACCTGGGCTTGATAACCTTGATCAGATTTGACGCTCGACTCCACACGCCCATGTACTGTTCTCTCAGTCACCTGGCCTTTGTTGATCTTTGCTACTCCTCTGCTATCACTCCAAAGATGATGCTGAactttgttgtggagcacaatgCTATTGGTTTCTATGCTTGTGCAACGCAACTGGGCTGTTTTCTCACCTTCATGATCACGGAGTGTTTCCTCTTAGCTTCCATGGCCTACGATCGCTACGTAGCCATCTGCAGTCCCCTGCATTATTCCACACTGATGTCAAAGAGAGTCTGCATTCGATTAGTGGCAGTTCCATATGTGTACAGCTTTCTGGTTGCCCTGTTCCACACCATCATCACCTTCCGTCTGACTTACTGTGGCCCCAATGTTATTAACCATTTCTACTGTGATGACCTCCCTCTCTTGGCCCTGTCATGCTCAGACACACGCATGAAGGAAATTCTGATCTTCGCCTTTGCTGGTTTTGATATGATCTGTTCGTCTTCCATTGTCCTCACCTCCTACctcttcatcatcaccaccatcgtAAGGATCCGCTCTACCCAGGGGCGACGCAAGGCCATTTCCACCTGTGGCTCCCACATGGTGGCTGTTGCTATTTTTTATGGCACGCTGATCTTCATGTACCTACAGCCCAAGTCAAACCACTCCCTGGACACAGACAAAATGGCCTCTGTGTTTTACACAGTGGTGATCCCCATGTTGAACCCACTCATCTATAGTCTAAGAAACAAAGAGGTGAAAGATGCCTCCAAGAAAGTCTTGGGAAAAGGTTGTGAAACTTTAAAGATactaaaattaaggaaataa
- the LOC122450511 gene encoding olfactory receptor 5AL1-like, translating into MEKGNYSAVSEFILLGLTDNPELQATLFGVFLVIYLASVLGNLGLIVLIQVSPQLHTPMYFFLSHLAFIDFSFTSSVTPNTLVNFLCEVKSITFYACAIQLCCFITFVVCEQYLLSIMAYDRYVAICNPLLYAILMPKKLCNWIIASTYAYGFIVGLAQTVATFLLSFCGSNRVNHFYCDDVPLVALACSDTQVKELMLLIIAGFNTLCSLLIVIISYIFILFAILRIRSAEGRQKAFSTCVSHLTSITIFYATIIFMYLLPNSSHSLNTDKFALVFYVVVIPMLNPLIYSLRNQEVKNALKRIIEKLHLAIK; encoded by the coding sequence ATGGAAAAAGGCAATTATTCTGCAGTGTCTGAGTTTATCCTCTTGGGACTCACAGATAATCCAGAACTTCAAGCCACTCTCTTTGGTGTATTCCTAGTAATCTATTTAGCTAGTGTCCTGGGTAATCTTGGTTTGATTGTGTTAATTCAAGTCAGCCCGCAGCTTCACACacccatgtatttttttctcagccatctggcttttattgatttttcttttacttcatctGTCACCCCAAACACCTTGGTGAATTTTCTGTGTGAAGTTAAAAGTATAACATTTTATGCATGTGCCATTCAGCTGTGCTGTTTCATCACATTTGTAGTTTGTGAACAGTATTTGCTTTCAATCATGGCCTATGATAGGTATGTTGCCATTTGCAACCCTTTACTCTACGCCATCCTCATGCCTAAAAAACTCTGCAATTGGATCATTGCTAGCACATATGCTTATGGATTCATTGTGGGTCTTGCACAGACAGTCGCAACATTCCTCTTGTCTTTCTGTGGCTCCAATAGGGTCAACCACTTCTATTGTGATGATGTTCCCTTGGTCGCACTGGCTTGCTCTGACACTCAGGTCAAAGAGCTGATGCTCTTAATCATTGCTGGGTTCAACACCCTTTGCTCTCTACTGATCGTGATCATTTCTTACATCTTCATCCTCTTTGCCATTCTGAGGATCCGTTCTGCTGAAGGAAGGCAAAAAGCCTTTTCTACCTGTGTTTCCCATCTCACCTCCATCACCATATTTTATGCAACAATCATCTTTATGTACCTGCTGCCCAATTCAAGTCATTCTCTGAACACAGATAAATTTGCTTTGGTGTTCTATGTGGTGGTGATTCCCATGTTAAACCCATTGATCTATAGTTTGAGGAATCAGGAAGTAAAGAATGCACTGAAGAgaattatagaaaagttgcaTTTGGCTATCAAATAA